The Euphorbia lathyris chromosome 8, ddEupLath1.1, whole genome shotgun sequence genome has a window encoding:
- the LOC136203376 gene encoding NADP-dependent glyceraldehyde-3-phosphate dehydrogenase-like: MAGTGVFAEILDNDTGIYKFYTNGEWKISSSAKSVPIINPTTRNTHFNVQACTQEEVNKMIESAKVAQKLWAKTPLWRRAELLHKAAAILKEHKAPIAECLVKEIAKPAKDAVTEVVRSGDLVSYCAEEGVRILGEGKFLVSDSFPGNERTKYCLTSKIPLGVVLAIPPFNYPVNLAVSKLAPALISGNALVLKPPTQGAVAALHMMHCFHLAGFPKGLISCVTGKGSEIGDFLTMHPGVNCISFTGGDTGIAISKKAGMVPFQMELGGKDACIIIEDADLDLVAANIVKGGFSYSGQRCTAVKVVLVMESVADVVVEKVTAKVAKLTVGPPEDDCDITPVVTESSANFIEGLVMDAKQKGATFCHEYKREGNLIWPVLLDNVRPEMRIAWEEPFGPVLPVIRIKSVQEGINHCNASNFGLQGCVFTRDINKAILISDAMETGTVQINSAPARGPDHFPFQGVKDSGIGSQGITNSIDMMTKVKSTVINLPTPSYTMG, translated from the exons ATGGCTGGAACTGGAGTTTTTGCTGAAATTCTTGATAATGATACTGGAATTTACAAATTCTACACAAATGGAGAATGGAAAATATCTTCCTCTGCTAAATCAGTACCAATCATCAATCCCACCACTAGAAATACCCACTTCAATGTCCAAG CTTGTACTCAAGAAGAGGTGAACAAGATGATAGAATCAGCAAAAGTAGCACAGAAATTATGGGCGAAAACTCCACTTTGGAGAAGGGCTGAGTTGCTTCATAAAGCAGCAGCGATTTTGAAAGAACACAAAGCTCCGATTGCTGAGTGTCTTGTTAAAGAGATTGCAAAACCAGCTAAAGATGCAGTCACTGAA GTAGTGAGATCTGGAGATTTGGTGTCATATTGTGCTGAAGAAGGGGTCAGAATTCTTGGAGAAGGCAAGTTTTTGGTGTCTGATAGTTTTCCTGGCAATGAAAGAACCAAATACTGTCTCACTTCTAAG ATTCCTCTAGGCGTTGTTTTAGCTATCCCACCTTTCAACTATCCGGTCAATCTTGCTGTTTCGAAACTCGCTCCTGCATTAATTTCCGGAAACGCCCTTGTGCTCAAGCCTCCAACCCAG GGTGCAGTAGCTGCACTTCACATGATGCATTGCTTTCACTTGGCTGGTTTTCCCAAGGGCCTTATTAGCTGTGTTACGGGAAAGGGTTCGGAGATCGGTGACTTCCTCACAATGCACCCAGGTGTTAACTGTATAAG CTTCACAGGCGGAGACACGGGCATAGCAATCTCGAAGAAGGCGGGAATGGTACCTTTTCAGATGGAATTGGGTGGTAAAGATGCCTGTATCATTATAGAGGATGCAGATTTGGATTTAGTTGCAGCAAATATTGTTAAAGGAGGCTTCTCATACAG TGGTCAAAGGTGCACGGCCGTGAAGGTCGTTTTAGTGATGGAATCGGTAGCTGATGTTGTTGTCGAGAAAGTTACAGCAAAAGTCGCGAAATTAACTGTTGGACCGCCTGAGGATGACTGCGATATAACTCCAGTTGTTACAGAGTCGTCTGCGAATTTCATCGAAGGGTTGGTGATGGATGCGAAGCAGAAAGGAGCAACATTTTGTCACGAATATAAAAGAGAAGGCAACCTCATATGGCCGGTTTTGTTGGATAATGTCCGGCCGGAAATGAGAATAGCATGGGAAGAGCCTTTTGGTCCAGTTTTACCGGTTATCAGGATAAAATCTGTTCAAGAAGGAATCAACCATTGTAATGCTAGTAATTTCGGTCTTCAG GGATGTGTGTTTACAAGAGATATAAACAAAGCAATTTTGATCAGTGATGCTATGGAGACAGGAACGGTTCAGATCAATTCAGCACCAGCTAGGGGACCTGATCACTTCCCATTCCAG GGTGTGAAGGACAGTGGAATAGGGTCTCAAGGAATAACTAATAGCATTGATATGATGACAAAGGTGAAGAGTACTGTCATTAATTTGCCTACACCTTCATACACTATGGGTTGA